From the genome of Leguminivora glycinivorella isolate SPB_JAAS2020 chromosome Z, LegGlyc_1.1, whole genome shotgun sequence, one region includes:
- the LOC125241757 gene encoding trypsin eta-like — translation MRKLLGWGLTEANGTPSQRLTYLELPYVAVDECFAESEPSFQKFITSDKICAGDTVTGKALCRGDSGGGFILYSLGIPHLHGVASTAAGNENLCNAFALAAFTSLYSHRAFLRDNVPGIEKECVKPESTTEAQRVIDRGVTGDVGSVGTDVGTVGTTGTPPVYMNVPYFPYPNHFVCNCNCKP, via the exons CTCCTCGGCTGGGGCCTGACGGAGGCGAACGGGACTCCATCGCAGCGCCTCACGTACCTGGAGCTCCCCTACGTGGCCGTGGACGAATGCTTCGCGGAGTCCGAGCCCTCCTTCCAAAAGTTCATCACTAGCGATAAGATCTGCGCCGGAGACACTGTTACtg GTAAAGCTCTGTGCCGCGGAGACAGCGGCGGCGGCTTCATTCTCTACTCCTTAGGCATCCCCCACCTCCACGGAGTCGCCTCCACCGCCGCCGGCAACGAGAACCTCTGCAACGCCTTCGCTCTCGCTGCCTTCACTAGTCTTTACTCTCATCGCGCGTTCCTGAGGGACAACGTGCCGGGCATAGAGAAGGAGTGTGTCAAACCAGAGTCAACGACGGAGGCACAGAGAGTGATAGATAGGGGTGTGACGGGAGATGTGGGTAGTGTTGGTACAGATGTGGGTACAGTTGGTACAACAGGCACGCCGCCTGTGTATATGAATGTGCCGTATTTCCCGTATCCTAATCATTTTGTGTGCAATTGCAATTGTAAGCCTTAA